The Pseudarthrobacter defluvii DNA window ACAGCATGTTCCGCAAAACGCGGGCCACGCCGTCCACGTGCCAGGATTCACCCCAGATGCGGGCGGTGCGCTGGACGCGGGCGGTGCGGGCTGCGCGGGCATCGTTGAAGTCGCGGAAGGCAGCTTCCCAGGCACCGGCGTCCATCCCTTCGGGCGTGAACACGCGGTTGCTGGCCACATCCTGCAGCACTGCCGCGTCCTCCAGCGCCTGGCAGGCGCCCTGGGCCAGGTACTGCAGCATGGGGTGCGCGGCGTCGCCAATGAGAGCCATCCGGCCGGAAACCCAGTTCTCGATGGGGTTGCGGTCGTACATGGGCCAGCGGATGCCCGTGGCCAGGTTCTTCAGGGCTTCCTGCACGGCGGGGACGCAGTCCTTGTAGGCCGCCTGGAGTTCGTCCACGCCGCCGTACTGCTCTTCACCGCGTTCGAACGACGGGGATTTGAACACTGCCACGGTGTTGAGCAGCTGGCCCTTCCGGAGCGGGTACTGGACCAGGTGGCAGTTCGGGCCGAGGTAGACGATCACGTCTTCCAGGTCGGCCGCAGGGGTCTCCTCCGTGATGGGCACGGTGCCGCGGTACGCCACGTAGGCGGAGTTGACGGGGCCGTCATTGGCAACGGTGCCGCGGAGGGTGGACTTCAGTCCGTCGGCAGCCAGGATGGCGTCGGCTTCGAAGACTTCACCCTTGGCGCTGTACGCGCGGGCCCGGTCGCCGTCCGTTTCCACTTTCTGCACCAGGACGTCGTTCACCAGGGTGACGCCGGCTTCCTGGCAGGCTTCGAGCAGGATCCGGTGCAGGTCGCTGCGGTGGATCACCACGTAGGGGGCGCCGTAGCGCTCCTCGAACTCGCCGCCCAGGGTCTGCCGGGTGAGTTCCTCGCCGGTGATCGCGTCGCGGAACACCAGGTGCTTGGGCTGGACGCCGATTTCCAGCGCCTTCTCCAGCAGGCCCCAGCGTTTGAGGACACGGGAGGCGTTCGGGGCCATCTGCAGGCCTGCGCCCACTTCACCGAAGGCGGGGGCCACTTCAACCAGGGTGACGTCGGCGCCGTTCTCGCGCAGCGCCAGCGCACCGGCGAGCCCGGCCATGCCGCCGCCCACCACGAGGACGTCGGTGGACGCTTTGACGTTAGACATTGGAAACTCCTACTGCTGTTGATTTCTTGATTTTGATGCCGACTGCTGCGATCAGGACTGCTGCCGCTGCGGCTGCTCCGGCAAATGCCAGGAAGTTCGAGTTGACGCCCAGGCCCGCTGCGAGCAGGAGCCCGCCGGCCTGCGGTGCGGCCACGGCCCCGATCCGGCCCACGCCGAGCGCCCAGCCCAGGGCGGTGCCGCGCAGGTGCGCCGGGTAGTGGCTGGCCACGGCGGCGATGATCAGGCACTGGGTGCCATGGGTTCCCACGCCGGCAAGCACCAGCATGAAATAGACGACGGCGACGGGCGGCCCGGTCACCAGGACCAGCAATCCGATGGCGGCCACGGCCGCTGCCGCGATTGCGGTGCGTGGCCACCCCGGTAGCCAGGTTCCGGCCGCTGTTCGACGCAGGGCTGGTGGGCGTGATGATGGAAACCCGGCGCCAGCTGGAGCTGGACATCGCAGCCAATCCGGTGGACGGCTCGGCAGGAAACTGAGGGTCTTGTGCAGGACACGCAGGCTGCAAATTCTGTCAGACAGAATATGTTGGAGATCACAGGCCCGCGCTCCTTAAGGTCGAATCCACGTCGCAGTCAGTCCGCACGCAAGGAGAAGGCCAGTGTCCATCAGCGCTGAAAACCAAACGCACGAATCCGTGGCGCAGGAACACCACGTTCCCGAGCCCACCCCCGAGGAGGCTGCCCAGCTTGAGCAGCTGTACAAGGACTTCAACAAGGAAAACCTGATCCCGCTGTGGACCGAGATCGCGGACCTGATGCCGATGGTCCCGTCCCCCAAGGCCGTACCGCACGTATGGCGGTGGGATGACCTGTACCCGCTGGCTGCCCGTGCCGGGGACCTGGTGCCCGTGGGCCGCGGCGGGGAGCGCCGGGCCATCGCGCTGGCCAACCCCGGCCTGGCCGGCACCCCGTACGCCACCCCCACCCTCTGGGCTGCCATCCAGTACCTGGGCGGCCGCGAAACCGCCCCCGAGCACCGCCACTCCCAGAACGCCTTCCGCTTCGTCGTCGAGGGTGAGGGCGTGTGGACCGTGGTGAACGGTGATCCCGTACGCATGTCCCGCGGCGACTTCCTGCTCACCCCGGGCTGGAACTTCCACGGCCACCACAACGACACCGATGAGCCCATGGCCTGGATCGACGGCCTGGACATCCCGTTCGTCCACTACGCCGACGCCGGGTTCTTCGAGTTCGGCACCGAGCGCGTCACCGACGAGGCCACCCCCGACATCTCCCGGTCCGAGCGGCTCTGGGCCCACCCCGGCCTGCGCCCGCTCTCCGGACTGGAGAACACCACCAACTCCCCCATCGCCGCGTACCGGTGGAAGTACACCGACGCCGCCCTGCGCGAGCAACTGCTCCTGGAGGACGAGGGCCACCCCGCCACCGTTTCCCAGGGCCACGCCGCCATCCGGTACACCAACCCCACCACCGGCGGGGATGTCATGCCCACCATCCGCGCGGAGTTCCACCGCCTGCGGGCCGGCGCCTGGACCGAGACCGTCCGCGAGGTGGGCTCCAGCGTCTGGCAGGTCTTCGAAGGCACCGGCACCGTGACCCTCAACGGCGAAACAAGGGTCCTGGCCAAGGGCGACCTGTTCGTGGTCCCGTCCTGGGCAGCCTGGTCCCTGCAGGCAGAAGCTGGTTCACAAACGGAGTTTGATTTGTTCCGGTTCAGCGACGCCCCCATCTTTGAGCGCCTGAACTTCAACCGCACCTACATCGAAGGACGCACCAAGTAATGAAACTCCTCACCCTCCGCCTCGACAACGGCGGCACCGCAGCGGTCCGCCAGGACGGCGACACCCTCACCGAGATCCCGGGCTTCTCCGACGTCGGGGCCCTGCTGAAGGACCCCAACTGGGAAGCCACGGCAAAGGGGGCCAACGGCGCAACGCACGCCCTGGACGGCGCCGACCTCGCCGCCGTCGTGCCTTCCCCCGGCAAGATCATCTGCGTGGGCCACAACTACCGCAACCACATCAAGGAAATGGGCCGGGAAGTTCCCGAGCACCCCACCCTGTTCGCCAAGTACGCCGAATCCCTGATCGGTCCCAACGACGACCTGGCCCTGCCGCAGGAATCGGACACCGTGGACTGGGAAGCCGAACTCGCTGTCGTCATCGGCAAGACCGGCCGCCGCATCCCCGAAGCCGAAGCCGCTGAGCACATCGCCGGGTACTCCGTGCTGAACGACGTCTCCATGCGCGACTACCAGTTCCGCACCATCCAGTGGCTGCAGGGCAAGACCTGGGAGAAGTCCACCCCGTTCGGGCCGGCCCTGGTCACCAAGGACGAGTTCACCGCCGGCCCGCTGATGACCTCCGCCGTGGACGGCGAAGTCCAGCAGTCCACGCCCACCTCGGACCTGGTGTTCACCCCGGAGTTCCTGGTCTCCTACATCTCCACCATCATCACCCTCAACCCGGGCGACGTGATCGCCACCGGCACCCCCGGCGGCGTGGGCCACGCCCAGGACCCCAAGCGCTACCTGCAGGAAAGCCAGGTCCTGGTGACCACCATCGAGGGCCTGGGCCAGCTAACCAACCGCGTGGTCAAGGAAGCCTGATGGTTGCCCGGCACGACCAGACCACCGATCCAGTCCTGCTCGACGGGCTCCTGCAGGCCCGGCGCGGCACCGCGTTCTTCGCCCGCAAGCTCAACGAACTCACGGACGCGGAACTGGACGGGGACTCGCTGCTGCCGGGCTGGACCCGCCGCCATGTTGTAGCCCACGTGGGCTACAACGCGCGGGCCGTCGCACGGCTGGTCGAATGGGCAGCCACCGGCGTGGAAACCCCCATGTACCCCTCGGTGGAGGTCCGCAACCACGAAATCGACTTCGGCGCCACGCTCAGTCCCATCGCTCTGCGGAACCTCTTCGACCACTCCGCCGTGCACCTCAACGTGGAATGGCGCGACCTGCCCGCGGATTCCTGGCACCACAAGGTCAAGACCGTCCAGGGCCGCGTGGTTCCTGCCGAGGAAACCGTGTGGATGCGGACCCGGGAGGTGTGGGTGCACGCCGTGGACCTGGACAACGGGGCCACGTTCAAGGACATCCCGGAGGCTGTGCTGGCCCGGCTGCTGACGGACATCACCGGCGCCTGGCACGCCCGCGGCACGGACAAGGACCTGGTGGTCGAAGTCACCGGGCAGCCCACTGCGCTGGTCTTCGGTGACAGGGCAGCCTCCTCCCCCACCGTGGTGTCCGGCTCCCTGGCCGCCATTGCGCAGTGGGCCACCGGCCGCGGCACGGATGGCACCACGGCACAGCGCGACGGCGGATCGGTTACCCCCGCGCCCCCGGCACCGGCCTGGATCTAGGCACCCAGCCCGAGCGGCCTGAGCGGGCCGGCGTTAAGACAAACGGACGACGGCGGGAGTCCCGCCGTCGTCCGCCTGCCTAAAGCCGCCAGGCAGCTTAGCCGGCAACGGCTACAGTGCCGACCACCCGCCGTCGGACGCAAGGATGGCGCCGTTGAGGTTGGTGCCGTCATCGCTCAGCAGGAATGTGATCGACGCGGCGAGCTGGGCGGCCGTGGCGGGCGCGGGAATGTTGGCCTGCATCAGCGGGCCCAGCCGCTCGGCCGCCAGCTGCGATCCCCAGTTGGCCACGATGTTTGTGATGGTGGCACCCGGGGCAACGGCATTGAACCGCAGGCCCTTGGGCCCGTACATCACCGCTGAATTCTTGGTCAGCCCCACCACGGCGTGCTTCGACGCAGTGTAGGCCGCGCCGGCGGCGGAACCCCGCAGGCCGGCCTCCGAGGAGACGTTGACCACCGAACCGGTTCCGGCCTCAAGCATCAGCGGCAGGACCGCGCGGGTCAGCCGCATCAGGGCGGTGACGTTGATGCGGAAGACGCGCTCCCAGGTATCGTCGTCCACTTCGTGGATCGGCGCGAAGTTGTCCATGATGCCGGCAACATTCGCCAGAGCATCAACCCTGCCGCCGGCGGCCGAAACCACCGCTGCCACCGTTTCCTCCGTGGAGATGTCACCTGCCACCGGAACCAGGTCCAGTCCCGTGTTTTGCTCCACCAGCTCGTTCAACCGTTCCTTGCTGATGTCGGCGGCAACCACCCGGCCGCCTTCCTTGGCGACCCGCAGTGCCGTTGCCTTCCCGATGCCTGAACCTGCACCGGTGACGATGACGGTCTTGCCCGCGAAACGGCCCTGCGTGACCACTTCTTGCCATGTAGCTTCATTGCCCATGAATACCCCTTCAAAGAAAAGCGAAATGCCCACGACTATGGGTGTAAAAGGGCGGCACCCTGGGGATGCCGCCCTTCCCTTTTACGCTCGAAACCAGGCTAGAGCCGGTCTGTGCGGTCCTCGCCACCCTTGTGGCCGGCGCCGCGCAGGTTCTCCTGGACCTTGCCGAACAGGTCCTTGATGGTGGACTCCGCGTTGGAAATGACGTCCACGGGCACGAAGACCTCGTGGGTCGCCGGCAGGTCGTATTCATCCTTCAGGTGCGTGCCGCTTCCCACCCCTGTCAGGGACAGGTAGACCATGGCCTCCGTCCGTGCGATTCCGGCGAGCTTGCCGAACACCACCGTGAACTCGTTCGGCTGGAAAGTGATTGTCTGCCCAATATGGCTGCGGCCCAGTTCCCCGGCGGGAACGGCCTTCTCCGACTGGCTTCCGGTGTAGTCCATAAACTTCTCCTTCGATCGCCAACACGTACGCACGCAGTCTAACGCCGGCCCGGAGACCGGCTGAAGCACCGGTAGAATTTGGAGGGCCGGAGCCACGGCTCCGGGCCAGTAAGCAGAACCGGCCGTGCGATCCGCAGTGCCGCTGACAGCAGGAGGTGCAGCCATGCATGGTCCCCTCCGGCGGGCACCCTTCCACCTCCTGCGCGCCTCGGCCCTGGCCACCGGCACCCTGGCCCTGGCCGCCGGTGCCCACGTGGCCGCCGGCGGCCGGCTGCCCGCTCCCGGAATCCTCCTGGCCGTGCTGGTGCTGACAGCACTGGCCAGCACTGTTGCCACCCGGCTTCGGCTCTCCTTCCCGGCCCTTGCCGCACTCCTTGGCGGCGGCCAACTGGCCCTGCACGAACTCCTCACCGCTTTCTCCGCTCCCCTTCCCGCCACGGCGGCCGGGACGGACTCTGGCCACGTGCACGGCGACAACCTGGCTGCGTTCCATGGGTTCGCTCCCCTTGCCGAACACCTGAGCCCCGCGGATCCAGGACTGGCGCCGCTGATGCTGGCCTCCCACGCGGCGGCGACCCTGGGCTGCGCGCTCTTGCTCGCCAAAGGCGAAACAGCCCTGTGGACACTGGCCGGCTGGCTCAGGCCTTTCGCCGGGCTTCCCCGCCCGTTGGCCCCCATCCCCGCCGTACGCCTGGACGGCCAGTTCACGCACTCTCCCTTGCGCCGCTCCCCCTGGCGCAACCTGCGGCAGGACAGCAGACGCGGCCCGCCTTCCGTCGTCGTGCATTCCCTCTAACACCCCCGCGCCGGCCCTCCGCCCGGCTTCCGGGACCACAGAACCCTGCACCCTCCGCTGGAGGCGTGCGCCAGAAAGGCAACCCATGACCACCCCCTTCCTTCGCCGTACCCTGAGAACCTCAGCAGCCGCCGCCGGCACAGCCACACTCCTGCTCGCCCTGGCAGGCGGCGCCTCAGCCCACGTCGGCGTGACACCGGACAAGACTGACGCCGGCTCCTACG harbors:
- a CDS encoding FAD-dependent oxidoreductase, whose product is MSNVKASTDVLVVGGGMAGLAGALALRENGADVTLVEVAPAFGEVGAGLQMAPNASRVLKRWGLLEKALEIGVQPKHLVFRDAITGEELTRQTLGGEFEERYGAPYVVIHRSDLHRILLEACQEAGVTLVNDVLVQKVETDGDRARAYSAKGEVFEADAILAADGLKSTLRGTVANDGPVNSAYVAYRGTVPITEETPAADLEDVIVYLGPNCHLVQYPLRKGQLLNTVAVFKSPSFERGEEQYGGVDELQAAYKDCVPAVQEALKNLATGIRWPMYDRNPIENWVSGRMALIGDAAHPMLQYLAQGACQALEDAAVLQDVASNRVFTPEGMDAGAWEAAFRDFNDARAARTARVQRTARIWGESWHVDGVARVLRNMLFKSRGDNNFQYNDWLYGRDEPGVPAEVPAGAKLVGA
- a CDS encoding cupin domain-containing protein, yielding MSISAENQTHESVAQEHHVPEPTPEEAAQLEQLYKDFNKENLIPLWTEIADLMPMVPSPKAVPHVWRWDDLYPLAARAGDLVPVGRGGERRAIALANPGLAGTPYATPTLWAAIQYLGGRETAPEHRHSQNAFRFVVEGEGVWTVVNGDPVRMSRGDFLLTPGWNFHGHHNDTDEPMAWIDGLDIPFVHYADAGFFEFGTERVTDEATPDISRSERLWAHPGLRPLSGLENTTNSPIAAYRWKYTDAALREQLLLEDEGHPATVSQGHAAIRYTNPTTGGDVMPTIRAEFHRLRAGAWTETVREVGSSVWQVFEGTGTVTLNGETRVLAKGDLFVVPSWAAWSLQAEAGSQTEFDLFRFSDAPIFERLNFNRTYIEGRTK
- a CDS encoding fumarylacetoacetate hydrolase family protein, with the translated sequence MKLLTLRLDNGGTAAVRQDGDTLTEIPGFSDVGALLKDPNWEATAKGANGATHALDGADLAAVVPSPGKIICVGHNYRNHIKEMGREVPEHPTLFAKYAESLIGPNDDLALPQESDTVDWEAELAVVIGKTGRRIPEAEAAEHIAGYSVLNDVSMRDYQFRTIQWLQGKTWEKSTPFGPALVTKDEFTAGPLMTSAVDGEVQQSTPTSDLVFTPEFLVSYISTIITLNPGDVIATGTPGGVGHAQDPKRYLQESQVLVTTIEGLGQLTNRVVKEA
- a CDS encoding maleylpyruvate isomerase family mycothiol-dependent enzyme, which produces MVARHDQTTDPVLLDGLLQARRGTAFFARKLNELTDAELDGDSLLPGWTRRHVVAHVGYNARAVARLVEWAATGVETPMYPSVEVRNHEIDFGATLSPIALRNLFDHSAVHLNVEWRDLPADSWHHKVKTVQGRVVPAEETVWMRTREVWVHAVDLDNGATFKDIPEAVLARLLTDITGAWHARGTDKDLVVEVTGQPTALVFGDRAASSPTVVSGSLAAIAQWATGRGTDGTTAQRDGGSVTPAPPAPAWI
- a CDS encoding SDR family NAD(P)-dependent oxidoreductase; translation: MGNEATWQEVVTQGRFAGKTVIVTGAGSGIGKATALRVAKEGGRVVAADISKERLNELVEQNTGLDLVPVAGDISTEETVAAVVSAAGGRVDALANVAGIMDNFAPIHEVDDDTWERVFRINVTALMRLTRAVLPLMLEAGTGSVVNVSSEAGLRGSAAGAAYTASKHAVVGLTKNSAVMYGPKGLRFNAVAPGATITNIVANWGSQLAAERLGPLMQANIPAPATAAQLAASITFLLSDDGTNLNGAILASDGGWSAL